The Phaeobacter gallaeciensis DSM 26640 genomic sequence GATAAAAGGTACGCCGGGGATAACAGGCTGATACTGCCCAAGAGTCCATATCGACGGCAGTGTTTGGCACCTCGATGTCGGCTCATCTCATCCTGGGGCTGGAGCAGGTCCCAAGGGTACGGCTGTTCGCCGTTTAAAGAGGTACGTGAGCTGGGTTTAGAACGTCGTGAGACAGTTCGGTCCCTATCTGCCGTGGGTGTAGGATACTTGAGAGGAGTTGCCCCTAGTACGAGAGGACCGGGGTGAACGATCCACTGGTGGACCTGTTGTTGCGCCAGCAGCAGTGCAGGGTAGCTATGATCGGACAGGATAACCGCTGAAGGCATCTAAGCGGGAAGCCCCCCTCAAAACAAGGTATCCCTGAGGGCCGAGGTAGACCACCTCGTCAATAGGCCGGAGATGTAAGTGCAGCAATGCATTCAGTTGACCGGTACTAATCGCCCGATAGGCTTGATCTGTTCCAGTAACAGGCAGTGACACAATGAACCAAAAGCAAAACTAAAACATGGACTTCATGTCGATTGTATCTCCGCGACGTCTCAAAATAAAAACGTCGCGAATATGGATTTTCCTCGGTTTGGTGGTCATAGCGCAAGTGAAACACCCGGTCCCATCCCGAACCCGGAAGTTAAGCACTGTTGCGCCGATGGTACTGCGTCTTAAGGCGTGGGAGAGTAGGTCACCGCCAAACCTAGTAAAATCCATAAATCTAAACGATCAAAAATACCTTCAGATATCCCAGCTGAAGGGACACCTTCCTAATCACAAAAAACGTGATCTGGAAATATACCGCGGGATGGAGCAGCCCGGTAGCTCGTCAGGCTCATAACCTGAAGGTCGTAGGTTCAAATCCTACTCCCGCAACCAACTTAAGCAAGCAATAACAAATACTTACAGTCGTCTCCGGGCGGCTTTCCGTGTTTGGAACAACGGCGCTGGAAGCAACGGAAACCCCGCGGAAGAAAACGAGGCACTTTGGAGCCGCGGCGTCAGCGACTTCCTTGCTCAGAGTTGCCATGAGCTCCCCAATAGTCCTGCAATAGAATGACGGCACATCGTCGGGCAAGCCTGACCGATCAATGTAGCTTCTCTGTCCAAAATTCAGCCCATCTGGGGGCCTATTGGGTCAATGACAAAGAAGCCCTGACGCCAACCAAGTGCAGGATGTTCAGCCGTCGTGAGGTGACCTTTCCGCAGCTCAGCGATCTCACGTTGAAGATTGGATTGGTGGAGGGGCCAGGGGGACGCAGATCTCGCTGTATCCATGGGTACAGCCTCGAGATGCTGACGCTGAAAGCGGCGCAGTTATCTGTTTATGCGGAAACCTGCGTGTTAACACTGATAAAACAGCTTTCGAACGAAGCACTTCGGCGGGTCGTGGTGCCATCTGTGTTTTTCTTTTCAACGCAACAGATGGTTAATGCAGCGGCACGACTTCGCGACAGATCCAATGAGTGACGACCCTTTGGACAAACTGGGTGCAATTTAAAAGGCCTTTTACCCTTTATTATAATTGATTCAGTAGATCTGATGCCAAGCCAAGCTGCCGACAAGTCTACAAAGTTGGCATCTGTTGGATTCATTTGTCAAGGAACGCCAATGTCTATGTGCTGCTCTCTCTGCCAAGAGGAAAACCTAGTTAAATTTATAGACTTGGGTCGTCAGCCTTTGGCGAATAAATACCCCCGGCCAACTGATTTCGAAGAAGAGAAATTTTTCTCCCTTGAGGTGTTCTTTTGCGTGACTTGCAAGAATGTTCAGCTGGGGGAAATGGTTCCACGGGCCCTCATGTTTGAGGATTACTACTATTTGAGTTCGGTCAATGGAGGCCTTGTGCGCCACTTCGAGGCATTGGCTGAAGATCTACAAGGCGCTGAATTCATAGTTGATATCGGTTCCAATGATGGCGTGCTGCTACGACCGTTGAAACAACTTGGTGTATGCGCCCTCGGAATAGAGCCCTCAGTGAATGTCTCTAAAATCGCCAATGACGAGGGACTGGAAACAATCTGTGCGTTCTTTGACGAGGCCTCGGCAAGACAGATTGTCAACAGTCATGGTGAAGCCGATGTGATTGTGGCAAGTAGCGTATTCACCCATCTTGATGCCCCAGATGAGTTTATCCGGGCTGCGGATATCTTGCTGGCTGAAACGGGCAAGCTGGTGATTGAGGTCGAATATATCCTCAATATGATCAATCAATTGCAGTATGAACGTTTCTACCTGGATAGGATCTTCTATTATTCGATCTCTTCGATGAAAACTCTGTTCGGCAAGCACGGTATGGTGATCACGCAGGTGGAACCGGTCGCCCAACATGGGGGGTCTCTTCGGTTCACGTTAATGCGCGAGGCGGCCGGCAGCCAAGCATCAGAGCTTGATGAGTTGATTGCCACCGAATTGGAGGTCTTGAACTCCGAAGCACTAATGGATTTTGGACAGCGCTGCCGGTCGTTGACCGATAATCTGGTGGCTGGACTGAAGAGCTGGCGGGACGCTGGTGTAAAAGTGGCCGGTTATGGTGCGCCAGCTCGGCTTTCAACAATCACGAATTTCGGCGGTATTGATAGTGAGTTGCTTCCCTTTACCGTCGACGACAGCCCGCTGAAGCAGGGGCGTACCTCTCCCGGGGCACATATCCCGGTGGTCGCGGCCTCTGAACTCGAGACCTATCAACCTGAAGTGCTTGTGGTCTTTGCTTACGAATATATCGATGACATTCGGGAAAAAACCGGCAACGCCTATGATTATTACATGCCTATTCCGCTTGTTGAACTCAAAGCTTCCTGAAATTTAGAATGGGGGACAATATGTCTCAAGAAATTCAACGCATTGTCGAACGCCTCGGAACGAATGCTCAACGGTTTTCAGGAAAAACTATCCTGCTTGCTGGTGGGGCTGGCTTTTTGGGGAAGCATTTCCTCAAGGTTTTCCAAAAGCTGAACCAAGAGGTGCTACACAAGCCTTGCAAGGTCATTTCTGTCGACAACTACATTACCGGCACCCAAAATCTCGACGACAGTATCGCGAATGATCCCCAGATAATGCAGGTTTGGGCCGATGTGACACATCCACTGCCTGTACGTGAGGATATCGACTTTATTATCCATGGGGCAGGCATTGCTTCGCCGGTATACTATATGCGTTACCCATTGGAGACCATTGAAAGTGCCGTGCATGGCACACGCAACCTTCTAAATCTGGCGGCGAGCAACAAGGAACTTGAGGGCTTTTTGTTCTTCAGCTCTTCTGAGATCTATGGCGACCCAGACCCGCGTGCGGTTCCGATCAAAGAAGATTACTATGGCAATGTATCAACTGTTGGTCCGCGGGCCTGCTATGATGAGTCAAAACGCCTAGGTGAAACGCTCTGCACTATTTATCAGGAACACCACGGTGTCCCGACAAAGATCGTACGTCCTTTCAACGTGTTCGGCCCCGGCATGGGGCACAATGACCGCCGTGTTATTCCCATGTTCACCTATCAGTCGCTGAATGGACGCACTATTCCAGTGCATGGTACCGGTCTGCAAACTCGAACCTTTTGCTATATCACCGACGCCATCTACGGTTTTCTGATGACGCTCCTGCAAGGTGAGCTTGGTGAAGCTTACAATATTGGCAATCCTGACAACGAAATCTCGATGAACGAGTTGGCAGCAATGTACCCAAGACTGGTGCCAGGCGCGACATTTTCCACCATCGACTACCCAGACACTTATCCGGCGGGTGAGCCAAATCGACGATGCCCTGACATCACTAAAGCACGGGAGACCTTTGGGTATACCGCTGAAGTGAATGTTGAAGATGGTTTGCACAGGTTTATCGACTGGGCGCGGCATGAACGCAGCTACATCGATTTTGAACCCGATGCGAACGTGAAACTGGCAGGCTAACGCCACATGGTGGTGTTGGGCTTGGTCGGGCGGGGGGCTTGGGCGCGCAACATCAGCGCGACCCTGGACACCCTGCCAGATGTCGACTGGGTGCCTGTGACCCACCCAGAACCCATGATCGATGGTGTCATCATCGCGAACAAGAGCCAAGATCATGTTTCTTCAGTGCTTCCATTCGTGGAAGCTGGCGTGCCCTGTTTTGTTGAAAAACCATTGGCGACTCGGATCGAGGATTTCCTTCGGCTGGAAGTCGCCGCAGAGGCCGCCGGGGGCGCCGTTTTTGCCGGTCACCTGCACCGGTTTAATCCGGCAGCCGAAGCCTTCTGCGCGGCACTCCCGCAGATCGGGTCGATCCAGTCGGTAAGGGCGTATTGCGCCAACAACAACCCGCGCGATGATACGTCAGTGATATGGGATTGGTTGCCGCACCCGTTGTCTATGGCTCGGCAGATCTTCGGCTCGCCTGCGGATCAAGCCAGGGCCTATAGCCTTCGGGGTAGGGACCGTCCGCTGCATGTTGTTGCGCAGCTTTTGTATCAAGGACGACGATTTGATCTGGAAGCCAGCTGGCTGGCATCGTCTGCTGCGTTTCGACTCATTGCAGAGGGACGTGATGGGAGGCTTATCTTTGATGACAAGGCGGCACATAAGGTTCTGCTTTTTCAAGAAGGCGTTTGCCAGCCCTTAACCTATGAGAATGAGCTCCCGCTTTCGCGGGAGCTGCGCGCGTTTGTCGATATGATCCGCGGAGTGTCCAGGAATGCGT encodes the following:
- a CDS encoding class I SAM-dependent methyltransferase; amino-acid sequence: MSMCCSLCQEENLVKFIDLGRQPLANKYPRPTDFEEEKFFSLEVFFCVTCKNVQLGEMVPRALMFEDYYYLSSVNGGLVRHFEALAEDLQGAEFIVDIGSNDGVLLRPLKQLGVCALGIEPSVNVSKIANDEGLETICAFFDEASARQIVNSHGEADVIVASSVFTHLDAPDEFIRAADILLAETGKLVIEVEYILNMINQLQYERFYLDRIFYYSISSMKTLFGKHGMVITQVEPVAQHGGSLRFTLMREAAGSQASELDELIATELEVLNSEALMDFGQRCRSLTDNLVAGLKSWRDAGVKVAGYGAPARLSTITNFGGIDSELLPFTVDDSPLKQGRTSPGAHIPVVAASELETYQPEVLVVFAYEYIDDIREKTGNAYDYYMPIPLVELKAS
- a CDS encoding NAD-dependent epimerase/dehydratase family protein, whose product is MSQEIQRIVERLGTNAQRFSGKTILLAGGAGFLGKHFLKVFQKLNQEVLHKPCKVISVDNYITGTQNLDDSIANDPQIMQVWADVTHPLPVREDIDFIIHGAGIASPVYYMRYPLETIESAVHGTRNLLNLAASNKELEGFLFFSSSEIYGDPDPRAVPIKEDYYGNVSTVGPRACYDESKRLGETLCTIYQEHHGVPTKIVRPFNVFGPGMGHNDRRVIPMFTYQSLNGRTIPVHGTGLQTRTFCYITDAIYGFLMTLLQGELGEAYNIGNPDNEISMNELAAMYPRLVPGATFSTIDYPDTYPAGEPNRRCPDITKARETFGYTAEVNVEDGLHRFIDWARHERSYIDFEPDANVKLAG
- a CDS encoding Gfo/Idh/MocA family protein — translated: MVVLGLVGRGAWARNISATLDTLPDVDWVPVTHPEPMIDGVIIANKSQDHVSSVLPFVEAGVPCFVEKPLATRIEDFLRLEVAAEAAGGAVFAGHLHRFNPAAEAFCAALPQIGSIQSVRAYCANNNPRDDTSVIWDWLPHPLSMARQIFGSPADQARAYSLRGRDRPLHVVAQLLYQGRRFDLEASWLASSAAFRLIAEGRDGRLIFDDKAAHKVLLFQEGVCQPLTYENELPLSRELRAFVDMIRGVSRNASPLSAAKDVMHSLDAISRSARRMGEPVAINWQG